In a single window of the Callithrix jacchus isolate 240 chromosome 1, calJac240_pri, whole genome shotgun sequence genome:
- the LOC118150595 gene encoding putative inactive beta-glucuronidase protein GUSBP11 → MAFCRLGVVQTRSDPAGVVDPGPAHESGAEDWQCPLLCHCATRDHPLHDRHLQVGTTLPPPHAPTFPPHPVVFLLLRTGLPSQTGGAWYLGRPQTCELRLKDPQQGSSKPQFSHPGYPNGYFVHNVDFDFSSAGLQQSVLLFTTPTTCIDDIAITNSMEQDSGEGFWFPSTYKAKIQTVGAGTGSRNHLCG, encoded by the exons ATGGCATTTTGTCGGCTGGGTGTGGTACAAACGCGAAGTGACCCTGCCGGAGTGGTGGACCCAGGACCTGCACACGAGAGTGGTGCTGAGGATTGGCAGTGCCCACTCCTATGCCATTGTG CCACCAGGGATCATCCACTACATGACCGACACCTGCAAGTGGGTACCACCCTGCCTCCACCACATGCCCCCACCTTCCCGCCTCACCCCGTGGTCTTCCTACTCCTACGGACAGGTTTGCCTTCGCAGACTGGAGGGGCCTGGTATCTGGGGAGGCCACAGACATGTGAGCTGAGGTTAAAGGACCCACAGCAAGGGTCCAGCAAACCACAATTCTCCCACCCTGGATATCCCAACGGTTACTTTGTCCACAACGTAGACTTTGACTTCAGCTCAGCGGGACTGCAGCAGTCTGTGCTTCTGTTCACGACACCCACCACCTGCATCGATGACATCGCCATCACCAACAGCATGGAGCAAGACAGTGGCGAGGGCTTCTG GTTCCCATCCACCTACAAAGCTAAAATCCAGACTGTCGGAGCAGGCACTGGCTCCCGAAATCACCTGTGTGGTTGA